Genomic segment of Streptomyces longhuiensis:
GGCACCGTCAGCGCCCACGTCGGCTACAGCGTCAACCCGGCCCCGTACCAGTTCGCCGGCTCCGTGCCCCCGAACTCCGCGTTCCTCCTCGCCGCCGTCGTCCTCGGCGGCATGGGCACCGTCAACGGACCCATCCTCGGCGCCACCCTGCTCTACATGCTCCCCGAGAAGCTCAGCTTCCTGAAGGAGTACCAGCTCCTCGCCTTCGGCGTCGCACTCGTCCTCCTCATGCGGTTCCGCCCCGAAGGCATCATCGCCAACCGCCGCCGCCAACTCGAGTTCCACGAGAGCGACGACTCCGTCCACATCCCCGAACAAGGCCTGCCCGACTCCACCGTCGGCGTCACCAAGGCAGGGGCGTAACCACCATGACCACCACCACAGCCCTCAGCCCCGTCCTCGAAGCCACCGGCGTCACCATGCGCTTCGGCGGCCTCACCGCCGTACGCAACGTCGACCTCACCGTCAACGCCGGAGAGATCGTCGGCCTCATCGGCCCCAACGGCGCGGGCAAGACCACCTTCTTCAACTGCCTCACCGGCCTCTACGTCCCCACCGAGGGCAAAGTCGCCTACAAAGGCACCGTGCTGCCCCCCAAGCCGCACCTGGTCACCAGCGCCGGCATCGCCCGCACCTTCCAGAACATCCGGCTCTTCGCCAACATGACCGTCCTGGAAAACGTCCTCGTCGGCCGCCACACCCGCACCAAGGAAGGCCTCTGGTCCGCCATCCTCCGCGGCCCCGGCTTCCGCAAGGCAGAAGCAGCCTCCCGCGAACACGCCATGGAACTGCTGGAGTTCGTCGGCCTCGCCCACAAGGCCGACCACCTCTCCCGCAACCTCCCCTACGGCGAACAGCGCAAGCTCGAAATCGCCCGCGCCATGGCCAGCGAGCCCGGCCTGCTCCTCCTCGACGAGCCCACCGCCGGCATGAACCCGCAGGAGACCCGCGCCACCGAAGACCTCGTCTTCGCCATACGCGACCGCGGCATCGCCGTCCTCGTCATCGAGCACGACATGCGCTTCATCTTCAACCTCAGCGACCGCGTCGCCTGCCTCGTCCAGGGCGAAAAGCTCGTCGAAGGCACCTCCGAAGTCGTCCAGGGCGACGAACGCGTCATCGCCGCCTACCTCGGCGAACCCTTCGAAGGCGCCCCCGAAGACACCGCCGCAGCCGCAGTCGAAGCCGCGGAAGCACACGCCACGGAAGGAGACGACCAGTGAGCGCACTCCTCGAAGTAGAAGACCTCAAGGTCGCCTACGGCAAGATCGAAGCCGTCAAGGGAATCTCCTTCAGCGTCCAAGAGGGCGAAGTCGTCACCCTCATCGGCACCAACGGCGCCGGCAAAACCACCACCCTGCGCACCCTGTCCGGGCTCCTCAAGCCCCTCAGCGGCAAGATCACCTTCGACGGGAAACCCCTCGCCGGCATCCCCGCACACAAGATCGTCGCCATGGGCCTCGCCCACTCCCCCGAAGGCCGACGCATCTTCCCCCGGCTCTCCATCGCCGAGAACCTCCAGCTCGGAGCGTTCCTCCGCAAGGACACCGCCGGCATCGAAAAAGACATCCAGCGCGCCTACGACCTGTTCCCCATCCTCGGCGAACGCCGGAAGCAAGCCGCGGGAACCCTCTCGGGCGGCGAACAGCAAATGCTCGCCATGGGCCGCGCCCTCATGTCCCAGCCCAAACTGCTCATGCTCGACGAACCCTCCATGGGCCTCTCCCCGATCATGATGCAGAAGATCATGGCGACCATCGCCGAACTCAAGTCCCAGGGCACGACCATCCTCCTGGTCGAGCAGAACGCCCAGGCCGCGCTCTCCCTCGCCGACCACGGCCACGTCATGGAAGTCGGCACCGTCGTCCTCTCCGGATCCGGACAGGACCTCCTCCACGACGAATCCGTCCGCAAGGCGTACCTCGGCGAAGACTGAGCCCGCCCGCACCTACGACTGAGGCCCGTACCCCCGAAGGGGTACGGGCCTCAGCCACGACCGGCGGGGGCGGAACTCAGCCCTTCGCCGCCTTCTTCTCCTCGGCGTCCTGAATAACCGCCTCAGCGACCTGCTGCATCGACAGCCGACGATCCATCGACGTCTTCTGAATCCACCGGAACGCCGCCGGCTCCGTCAGGCCGTACTGCGTCTGCAACACCGACTTCGCCCGGTCCACCAGCTTCCGCGTCTCGAGGCGCTGCGTCAGATCCGCGACCTCGTTCTCCAGCGTCCGCAGCTCCTGGAACCGCGACACCGCCATCTCGATGGCGGGAACGACATCACTCTTGCTGAACGGCTTCACCAGATACGCCATCGCACCCGCGTCCCGCGCCCGCTCCACCAGATCGCGCTGCGAGAACGCCGTCAGCATCAGCACCGGAGCGATCGACTCCTCGGCGATCTTCTCCGCCGCCGAGATGCCGTCCATCTTCGGCATCTTCACATCAAGGATCACCAGATCGGGCTTGTGCTCACGCGCCAGCTCGACCGCCTGCTCACCGTCACCGGCCTCACCGACGACGGTGTAGCCCTCTTCCTCGAGCATCTCTTTGAGGTCGAGGCGGATCAGAGCCTCGTCCTCGGCGATGACGACACGGGTCGTCAGCGGCGGGACGTGCGACTTGTCGTCGTCGGGCGCGTCTACGGGCTGGGGCGACTCGGGGGCGGTCACGATAGCTCCTAGTTCAGGGCACGGGTACTGCTCCCAAGAGCGTACCCAGCTGCGGTAAGGTGGTCGGGCAGCGGGTCGGGGTAAACCTTCGATTCCGTGGGCCCCGGTAGCCCAATTGGCAGCAGGCAATGGATTCAAAACCCATACAGTGTCGGTTCGAGTCCGACTCGGGGCACTTTTCCTTGGATTCCAAGGTCGCAACACCGAAGCGAATGTTCACCTTCCCGTGAACCTCCGCTTTTTGCTGCGTGCCGTAGCGATCAGTCGCACAGAGTGGCCACATGTACGACATGGGCACGCGTAAACGAGTTCTGTCCCTGGTCTCCCAGGGGCGCAGCCTGAACTCGGTGAGCAAGGAGACCGGGGTCTCCCGGGCCGCAATCCGCTCCTGGCAGGTCAACGTCGAACCGCGCAAGCGCTCAGGTCTTCCCTGCCCCAGATGCGGCGACGCCCCAGGGCTGCCGGCGGACCAAGCGGCGTACTCCTACCTGTTGGGCCTCTATTTGGGCGATGGCTGCATCAACGAACAGCGACGGGGCGTCCACTGCCTGCGCATCGTCATGGACAATGCCTGGCCCGGTCTTGTCGACGCCTGCGAAGCGGCCATGCGATCGGTCCGCCCGGACAACAGTGTGTGTCGCGTCAAGAAGCAGGGCTGCGTCGCAGTCACCGCCACCAGCAAACACTGGCCCTGCCTCTTCCCTCAGCACGGTCCCGGCAAGAAGCACGACCGGAAGATCGTGCTGGAACCCTGGCAGCAGGAGATCGTCGACACTCATCCGTGGGAGTTCGTCCGAGGACTCATCCACTCCGACGGCTGCCGGATCATCAACTGGACCGAGAAGGTCATCGCCGGCGAGCTCAAGCGCTACGAATATCCCCGGTACTTCTTCACCAACCTGTCGGACGACATCATCACGCTCTTCACCGACACCCTGGACAGCGTGGGCGTTGAGTGGCAACAGGCGAACCATCGCAACATCTCCATCGCCCGCAAAGCCTCGGTCGCCCTCATGGACACCCACATAGGCCCCAAATACTGACCTGGCCCTGACCTCTACTTCGGGCTGTCGTCCTCGCCGATGTGGTGGACGCGGACCAGGTTGGTGGAGCCGGAGACTCCGGGAGGGGAGCCGGCCGTGATGACGACGATGTCGCCCTTCCGGCACCGGCCGTACTGGAGGAGGAGTTCGTCGACCTGGTCGACCATCGCGTCGGTGGAGTCGACGTGGGGGCCGAGGAAGGTCTCCACGCCCCAGGTGAGGTTGAGCTGGGAGCGGGTGGACGGCGTCGGGGTGAAGGCGAGGAGCGGGATGGGTGAGCGGTAGCGGGAAAGGCGGCGGACCGTGTCGCCGGACTGGGTGAAGGCCACCAGGAATTTCGCGCCGAGGAAGTCGCCCATTTCGGCCGCGGCGCGGGCGACGGCTCCGCCTTGGGTGCGGGGCTTGTTGCGTTCGGTGAGGGGCGGGAGCCCCTTGGCGAGGATGTCTTCCTCGGCCGCTTCGATGATGCGGCCCATGGTGCGGACCGTTTCGACGGGGTATTTGCCGACGCTGGTCTCGCCGGAGAGCATGACGGCGTCGGTGCCGTCGATGACGGCGTTGGCGACGTCGCTCGCCTCGGCGCGGGTGGGGCGCGAGTTGTCGATCATCGAGTCGAGCATCTGGGTCGCGACGATGACCGGCTTGGCGTTGCGCTTGGCGAGTTTGATGGCGCGCTTTTGGACGATGGGGACTTGTTCGAGGGGCATTTCGACGCCGAGGTCTCCGCGGGCGACCATGATTCCGTCGAAGGCGGCGACGATGTCGTCGATGTTGTCGACGGCCTGGGGTTTTTCGACCTTGGCGATGACGGGGAGGCGGCGGTCTTCCTCTTCCATGATGCGGTGGACGTCTTCGATGTCGCGCCCGCTGCGGACGAAGGAGAGGGCGATGACGTCGGCGCCGGTGCGCAGGGCCCAGCGGAGGTCTTCCTGGTCCTTGTCGCTGAGTGCAGGGACGGAGACGGCTACGCCGGGGAGGTTGAGGCCTTTGTGGTCGGAGACCATGCCGCCTTCGATGACGGTGGTGTGGACGCGGGGGCCGTCGACACCGGTGACTTCGAGGGTGACTTTGCCGTCGTCGACGAGGATGCGTTCGCCGGTGGTGACGTCGGTGGCGAGGCCGTTGTAGGTGGTTCCGCAGGTCTGGCGGTCGCCTTGGATGTCGGGTTCGACGGTGATGGTGAATTCGTCGCCGCGTTCAAGGAGTACGGGGCCTTCACGGAAGCGTCCGAGTCTGATCTTCGGGCCTTGAAGGTCTGCGAGGATTCCGACGCTGCGGCCGGTTTCGTCGGAGGCCTTTCGGACGTGGTGGTAGCGCTCCTCGTGTTCGGCGTAGGTGCCGTGGCTGAGGTTGAAGCGGGCTACGTCCATTCCGGCTTCGACGAGTGCCTTGATCTGCTCGTACGAGTCGGTGGCGGGGCCCAGGGTGCAGACGATCTTTGCTCGGCGCATGGTTCGAGCCTAGGGCTTACCGGTGGGTAGGGAATTGGTTGTGCGTGACTACCCAACCACCTTTGAGTGAAGGGTTATTGACAAGTGTTGAATTGTGCATGGGGGTGCTCCGATGAGCATGTATTTCGGTGCGCTTGTTCGGAGGGCGGGGCTTTCAGAGCTCGGGCGGGTGCATGGTGAATCGGGCGTTGACGTTGGCGTAGACGGTTTGGCGCTGGGGTTCGAGGTCGAGGGGTGCAGGGGTGTCGTCGGGGGCGCCGGAGTAGGCGGCCATGCGCATGTGGGGTGCGCCGGGGACGGGTCCGTAGCGGTCGGGGTCCTCGGCTCCGGTGTCGGCGAGTTCGATGAGGGCGGCGAGGCGGGTGCCGAGGGCTTCGGCGTATTCGCGGGCGCGTTGGACCGCTTCGTGGACTGCTTGTTGGCGGGCGGTGCGGTGGACGGGTGAGTCGGGGCGCAGGGACCACCAGGGGCCGTCGATGCGGGTGAGGTCCTGGTCGGCGAGGCGGGTGGTGAGTTCGCCGAGTGCGGTGAAGTCGGTGAGTTCGGCGGTGATGAGGACACGGCCGTGGTAGGCGCGGATGCGTTCGGTGCGGCCGTGGCGGGTGAGTTCGGGGGTGATGGAGAAGGCGCCGGTCTCGAGTTTTTCGATGGCTTCTCCGTAGCTTTTGATGAGGTCGAGGGTGGTGGTGTTGCGGCGGGTGAGGTCGGTGAGGGCTTCGCGGCGGTCGGTGCCGCGGGCGCTGAGGGTGATGCCGATGCGGGCGAGGTCGGGGTCGGTTTCGATGCGGGCTTCGCCGCGGACGGCGATGCGGGGGGCTTGGGGGGTGCCGTAGGGGGTGGGTTGTCCGTCGGGGGGCGTTTCGTCGGGGGTCATGCAGTCACTCTGGCAGCAGCGCATCGGACAGTCATCGGATTGAAACCTCGTGGGTCTGTTGCGTGTTGAGTTGAGGGGCCAGAATCTACGCGCGTTGCAACTGTCGATGAGTGGTGCCGGAGGGGATCTGAGATGCCGTTGAATCGCCGGAAGTTTCTGGGCAAGTCCGCTGCTACGGGTGCGGCCGTGGCGTTGACCGGGGCGGTGTCGGCGCCGGCCGCGCAGGCGCACGGGGGCCGGCCGAAGAGTCGCAAGCGGTACTCGTTCACCGTCATGGGGACGACGGACCTGCATGGTCATGTCTTCAACTGGGACTACTTCAAGGACGCGGAGTACTCGGATCCGGCGGGTAACGCGATGGGTCTGTCGCGGATCTCGACGCTGGTGGAGGAGATCCGTGCGGAGCGGGGGCGGCGGAACACGCTGCTCATCGACGCGGGGGACACGATCCAGGGGACGCCGCTGACGTACTACTTCGCGAAGGTGGATCCGATCACCGCGAAGGGTGGTCCGGTGCATCCGATGGCTCAGGCGATGAATTCGATCGGCTATGACGCGGTGGCGCTGGGGAACCACGAGTTCAACTACGGGATCGAGACGCTGCGCAAGTTCGAGTCGCAGTGCGACTTCCCGCTGCTGGGCGCGAACGCGGTGGATGCGAAGACGGAGAGGCCGGCGTTCCCGCCGTATTTCATGAAGCGGCTGCGCACGCCGCACGGCAAGGACGTGAAGGTGGCGGTGCTCGGGCTGACGAATCCGGGGATCGCGATCTGGGACAAGGCCTATGTGCAGGGCAAGTTGAAGTTCCCCGGCCTCGAGGAGCAGGCCGCGAAGTGGGTGCCGAAGCTGCGGTCGATGGGTGCGGACGTGGTGATCGTGTCGGCGCATTCGGGGGCTTCGGGTACGTCGTCGTACGGGGATCAGGTTCCGTATGTGGAGAACGCGGCGGCGAATGTGGCGCGGCTCGTGCCGGGGATCGACGCGATTCTCGTGGGGCATGCGCATGTGGAGATCCCGCAGCAGTTGGTGACGAACGAGAAGACGGGCAAGGCGGTCGTGCTGTCGGAGCCGCTGTGTTTCGCGGAGCGGCTGACGCTGTTCGACTTCGATCTGGTGTGGGAGAAGGGGCGTTGGTCGGTCGAGTCCGTCAAGGCGTCGCTGCGTGACTCCAGGACGGTGGCGGACGATCCGAAGATCACGAAGCTGCTGCGGGACGAGCATGCCGCGGTGGTGAAGTACGTGAATCAGGTCGTGGGCCGGGCGACGGTGGAGCTGACGACGGTCGACGCGCGGTACAAGGACGCGCCGATCATCGACCTGATCAACGCGGTGCAGGCGGATGTGGTGAAGAAGGCGCTGGCGTCGACGGAGTACGCGTCGCTGCCGGTGCTTTCGCAGGCTTCGCCGTTCTCGCGTACGTCGTCGATTCCGGCGGGCGAGGTGACGATCCGGGATCTGTCGGGTCTGTACGTGTACGACAACACGCTGGTCGCGAAGTTGATGACGGGTGCGCAGGTGCGGGCGTACCTGGAGTTCTCGGCGGAGTACTTCGTGCAGACGGCGGCGGGCGCGGTCGTGGACGTGGACAAGCTGACGAACGCGAACAACCGTCCGGACTACAACTACGACTATGTGTCGGGGCTTTCGTACGACATCGACGTCGCGCAGGCGGCGGGTTCGCGGATCAAGAACCTGACGTATCAGGGTGCGGCGCTGGACGACACGCAGAAGTTCGTGTTCGCGGTGAACAACTACCGGGCGAACGGTGGCGGGGCGTTCCCGCATGTGGCGTCGGCGCAGGAGCTGTGGTCGGAGTCGACGGAGATCCGTACGCGGATCGCCGAGTGGGTGACCGCGAAGGGCACCCTGGACCCGGCGGAGTTCGCTTCGGTGGACTGGCGTCTGACGCGGGACGGAACGCCCGTGTTCTAGTTCTTGAGCTCGATCAGATGGGTGTTGCCGCGTTCTCCGGACTGGGTCCGGGGGGCGCGGTTTTCGTTGGGGGTGAGGCCGAAGGTGGTGAAGGCGGTGCGCTGTGGGAGGGGGTAGGGGTCCTTGCCCGTGAGGGTGTTGAGGATGGTGGCGCTGCGCCAGGCGGCGAGGCCGAGGTCGGGGGCGCCGACTCCGTGGGTGTGGCGTTCGGCGTTCTGTACGTAGACGTTGCTGCCGGTCCCGGTGACTGTGGGGTCGAGGACGAGGCGGAACTGTTCGTCGATGCGGGGGCGTTCGGCGTTGTCGCGGCGGAGGTGGGGGTCCAGGCCGGTGAGGATCTGGTCGAGGGGGCGTTCGCGGTAGCCGGTGGCGAGGACGACGGCGTCGGTGGTGAGGCGGGAGCGGGTGTTCTGCCGGCGGTGTTCGAGGTGGAGTTCGACCTTGGTGGTGGCGACGCGGCCGGCGGTGCGGACGGAGACGCCGGGGGTGAGGGTGGCGTCGGGCCAGCCGCCGTGGAGGGTGCGCTGGTAGAGCTCGTCGTGGATGGCGGCGATGGTTTCGGCGTCGATGCCTTTGTGGAGCTGCCATTGGGCGGGGACGAGTCCGTCGCGTACGTCTTCGGGGAGGTGGTGGAAGTAGCGGGTGTAGTCGGGGGTGAAGTGTTCGAGGCCGAGCTTGGAGTACTCCATGGGGGCGAAGGCTTCGCTGCGGGCGAGCCAGTGGAGTTTTTCGCGGCCGTGGGGGCGGCTCTTGAGGAGGTCGAGGAAGATCTCGGCGCCGGACTGGCCTGAGCCGATGACGGTGATGTGGTCGGCGGCGAGGAGTTCGGTGCGGTGGGTGAGGTAGTCGGCGGAGTGGATGACGGGGACGGTGGGGGCTTCGGCGAGGGGGCGCAGCGGTTCGGGGATGTAGGGGGCGGTGCCGACGCCGAGTACGACGTTCCTGGTGTAGGTGCGGCCGAGTGCTTCGGCTTCGCCTTCGGTGTCGAGTTGGGTGAAGTCGACTTCGAAGAGGCGGCGTTCGGGGTTCCAGCGGACGGCGTCGACCTGGTGGCCGAAGTGGAGTCCGGGGAGGTTTTCGCTGACCCAGCGGCAGTAGGCGTCGTATTCGGCGCGCTGGATGTGGAAGCGCTCGGCGAAGTAGAAGGGGAAGAGGCGGTCGCGGGTCTTGAGGTAGTTGAGGAAGGACCAGGGGCTCGCGGGGTCGGCGAGGGTGACGAGGTCGGCGAGGAAGGGGACTTGGAGGGTGGCGCCGTCGATGAGGACGCCGGGGTGCCAGTGGAAGCCGGGGCGTTGTTCGTAGAAGGCGGTGTCGAGTTCGGTGAGGGGGTGGGCGAGGGCGGCGAGGGAGAGGTTGAAGGGGCCGATGCCGATACCGACGAGGTCGCGGGGTGCTTCGGGGTGCGGGGCCCTGGGGGTGGACGCGGTGGTCATCGGGCTGTGTTTCCTTCCACCAGTTTCAGCAGCTGGGCCAGGTCGCCCGGCTGGGTGTGCGGGTTGAGCAGGGTGGCTTTGAGCCAGAGCCGGCCGTCCATGCGGGCGCGGCCGAGTACGGCGCGGCCCTGGGTGAGGAGGGTGCGGCGGATGTGGGCGATGTGTTCGTCGGGTGCGCCGTGGGGGCGGAAGAGGACGGTGCTCAGGGTGGGGGTGTCGTAGAGGTCGAAGCCGGGGTGGGCGTGCAGGGTGGCGGCGAACTCCTGTGCCCGGTCGCAGACTTGGTCGACGAGGGAGCCGAGTCCGGTGCGGCCGAGGGCTTTGAGG
This window contains:
- a CDS encoding ABC transporter ATP-binding protein, whose product is MTTTTALSPVLEATGVTMRFGGLTAVRNVDLTVNAGEIVGLIGPNGAGKTTFFNCLTGLYVPTEGKVAYKGTVLPPKPHLVTSAGIARTFQNIRLFANMTVLENVLVGRHTRTKEGLWSAILRGPGFRKAEAASREHAMELLEFVGLAHKADHLSRNLPYGEQRKLEIARAMASEPGLLLLDEPTAGMNPQETRATEDLVFAIRDRGIAVLVIEHDMRFIFNLSDRVACLVQGEKLVEGTSEVVQGDERVIAAYLGEPFEGAPEDTAAAAVEAAEAHATEGDDQ
- a CDS encoding ABC transporter ATP-binding protein encodes the protein MSALLEVEDLKVAYGKIEAVKGISFSVQEGEVVTLIGTNGAGKTTTLRTLSGLLKPLSGKITFDGKPLAGIPAHKIVAMGLAHSPEGRRIFPRLSIAENLQLGAFLRKDTAGIEKDIQRAYDLFPILGERRKQAAGTLSGGEQQMLAMGRALMSQPKLLMLDEPSMGLSPIMMQKIMATIAELKSQGTTILLVEQNAQAALSLADHGHVMEVGTVVLSGSGQDLLHDESVRKAYLGED
- a CDS encoding ANTAR domain-containing response regulator, with protein sequence MTAPESPQPVDAPDDDKSHVPPLTTRVVIAEDEALIRLDLKEMLEEEGYTVVGEAGDGEQAVELAREHKPDLVILDVKMPKMDGISAAEKIAEESIAPVLMLTAFSQRDLVERARDAGAMAYLVKPFSKSDVVPAIEMAVSRFQELRTLENEVADLTQRLETRKLVDRAKSVLQTQYGLTEPAAFRWIQKTSMDRRLSMQQVAEAVIQDAEEKKAAKG
- a CDS encoding helix-turn-helix domain containing protein produces the protein MYDMGTRKRVLSLVSQGRSLNSVSKETGVSRAAIRSWQVNVEPRKRSGLPCPRCGDAPGLPADQAAYSYLLGLYLGDGCINEQRRGVHCLRIVMDNAWPGLVDACEAAMRSVRPDNSVCRVKKQGCVAVTATSKHWPCLFPQHGPGKKHDRKIVLEPWQQEIVDTHPWEFVRGLIHSDGCRIINWTEKVIAGELKRYEYPRYFFTNLSDDIITLFTDTLDSVGVEWQQANHRNISIARKASVALMDTHIGPKY
- the pyk gene encoding pyruvate kinase — encoded protein: MRRAKIVCTLGPATDSYEQIKALVEAGMDVARFNLSHGTYAEHEERYHHVRKASDETGRSVGILADLQGPKIRLGRFREGPVLLERGDEFTITVEPDIQGDRQTCGTTYNGLATDVTTGERILVDDGKVTLEVTGVDGPRVHTTVIEGGMVSDHKGLNLPGVAVSVPALSDKDQEDLRWALRTGADVIALSFVRSGRDIEDVHRIMEEEDRRLPVIAKVEKPQAVDNIDDIVAAFDGIMVARGDLGVEMPLEQVPIVQKRAIKLAKRNAKPVIVATQMLDSMIDNSRPTRAEASDVANAVIDGTDAVMLSGETSVGKYPVETVRTMGRIIEAAEEDILAKGLPPLTERNKPRTQGGAVARAAAEMGDFLGAKFLVAFTQSGDTVRRLSRYRSPIPLLAFTPTPSTRSQLNLTWGVETFLGPHVDSTDAMVDQVDELLLQYGRCRKGDIVVITAGSPPGVSGSTNLVRVHHIGEDDSPK
- a CDS encoding SIMPL domain-containing protein; its protein translation is MTPDETPPDGQPTPYGTPQAPRIAVRGEARIETDPDLARIGITLSARGTDRREALTDLTRRNTTTLDLIKSYGEAIEKLETGAFSITPELTRHGRTERIRAYHGRVLITAELTDFTALGELTTRLADQDLTRIDGPWWSLRPDSPVHRTARQQAVHEAVQRAREYAEALGTRLAALIELADTGAEDPDRYGPVPGAPHMRMAAYSGAPDDTPAPLDLEPQRQTVYANVNARFTMHPPEL
- a CDS encoding 5'-nucleotidase C-terminal domain-containing protein, which encodes MPLNRRKFLGKSAATGAAVALTGAVSAPAAQAHGGRPKSRKRYSFTVMGTTDLHGHVFNWDYFKDAEYSDPAGNAMGLSRISTLVEEIRAERGRRNTLLIDAGDTIQGTPLTYYFAKVDPITAKGGPVHPMAQAMNSIGYDAVALGNHEFNYGIETLRKFESQCDFPLLGANAVDAKTERPAFPPYFMKRLRTPHGKDVKVAVLGLTNPGIAIWDKAYVQGKLKFPGLEEQAAKWVPKLRSMGADVVIVSAHSGASGTSSYGDQVPYVENAAANVARLVPGIDAILVGHAHVEIPQQLVTNEKTGKAVVLSEPLCFAERLTLFDFDLVWEKGRWSVESVKASLRDSRTVADDPKITKLLRDEHAAVVKYVNQVVGRATVELTTVDARYKDAPIIDLINAVQADVVKKALASTEYASLPVLSQASPFSRTSSIPAGEVTIRDLSGLYVYDNTLVAKLMTGAQVRAYLEFSAEYFVQTAAGAVVDVDKLTNANNRPDYNYDYVSGLSYDIDVAQAAGSRIKNLTYQGAALDDTQKFVFAVNNYRANGGGAFPHVASAQELWSESTEIRTRIAEWVTAKGTLDPAEFASVDWRLTRDGTPVF
- a CDS encoding lysine N(6)-hydroxylase/L-ornithine N(5)-oxygenase family protein; this encodes MTTASTPRAPHPEAPRDLVGIGIGPFNLSLAALAHPLTELDTAFYEQRPGFHWHPGVLIDGATLQVPFLADLVTLADPASPWSFLNYLKTRDRLFPFYFAERFHIQRAEYDAYCRWVSENLPGLHFGHQVDAVRWNPERRLFEVDFTQLDTEGEAEALGRTYTRNVVLGVGTAPYIPEPLRPLAEAPTVPVIHSADYLTHRTELLAADHITVIGSGQSGAEIFLDLLKSRPHGREKLHWLARSEAFAPMEYSKLGLEHFTPDYTRYFHHLPEDVRDGLVPAQWQLHKGIDAETIAAIHDELYQRTLHGGWPDATLTPGVSVRTAGRVATTKVELHLEHRRQNTRSRLTTDAVVLATGYRERPLDQILTGLDPHLRRDNAERPRIDEQFRLVLDPTVTGTGSNVYVQNAERHTHGVGAPDLGLAAWRSATILNTLTGKDPYPLPQRTAFTTFGLTPNENRAPRTQSGERGNTHLIELKN